A window of the Pyrodictium abyssi genome harbors these coding sequences:
- a CDS encoding CBS domain-containing protein, translated as MALALRFYETLDPTTTIAKAIRLMGTRGISHAAIVEDDGLLVGIVSVKDLARHVLELFEEAGTVERFDFRAALETSVHEIASRPPYVIRGEVGLNEAAEIMLRRGIGFLPVVDEAGRLVSAYTELDYAVSTMGRAEPARCYATHSIVMGDPSEPLIEALGYMYEKGFRRLPLSIDGEYYMATMSSILMAIARKPVEETLLEPLASHSTPAPVLEYEQALVSDAAEVILAVNERALLLLDEERLARAIVTERDLLRAYLGRGEC; from the coding sequence CTGGCCCTGGCACTACGTTTCTACGAGACGCTTGACCCCACGACTACTATAGCTAAGGCTATCCGGCTTATGGGTACACGCGGTATAAGCCATGCAGCCATAGTAGAGGATGATGGGCTTCTCGTGGGCATAGTTTCGGTTAAAGACCTGGCGCGCCACGTACTGGAATTGTTCGAGGAAGCGGGTACTGTTGAAAGATTCGATTTCCGGGCCGCACTTGAGACCAGCGTTCACGAGATAGCCAGTAGACCTCCCTATGTCATAAGAGGGGAGGTGGGGCTCAACGAAGCAGCCGAGATAATGCTTCGGCGTGGAATAGGATTCCTACCCGTGGTGGACGAAGCAGGCCGCCTTGTCTCGGCCTACACGGAGCTAGACTACGCGGTATCCACTATGGGGCGTGCAGAGCCTGCTAGATGCTATGCTACCCACAGCATAGTTATGGGGGATCCTAGCGAGCCTCTCATAGAGGCTCTAGGCTACATGTACGAGAAGGGGTTCAGGAGACTACCTCTCAGCATAGACGGCGAGTACTATATGGCAACCATGTCGTCCATACTGATGGCTATAGCTAGGAAGCCTGTCGAGGAGACTCTCCTCGAGCCGCTAGCTAGCCATTCTACACCAGCCCCAGTACTGGAGTACGAGCAAGCGCTCGTATCCGACGCAGCAGAGGTTATACTGGCTGTGAACGAGAGAGCTCTACTACTGCTTGACGAGGAGAGGCTTGCACGAGCAATAGTAACTGAGCGTGACCTACTGAGAGCATACCTGGGCAGAGGGGAATGCTAG
- a CDS encoding DUF2283 domain-containing protein, protein MQEQGQQEEARRKSFCIEDVEKIWIEYDRQSDILYIHFGDIDEEADEAILTENDIVVRVKGNKILTMSIMDFSRKTELG, encoded by the coding sequence GTGCAAGAGCAGGGGCAGCAGGAGGAAGCAAGGAGAAAGAGCTTCTGCATAGAGGACGTAGAGAAGATATGGATAGAATACGATAGGCAGAGCGATATCCTCTATATACATTTCGGCGACATCGACGAGGAAGCCGATGAGGCCATACTCACGGAGAACGACATAGTGGTTAGGGTGAAGGGGAACAAGATACTCACAATGTCTATTATGGACTTTTCCCGCAAGACGGAGCTAGGCTAG
- a CDS encoding molybdopterin oxidoreductase family protein: MPDETRRDVLKAIALGAALAAVGGVVTYYGTGREKTVYETVTKTLTETLTKTVTETITPGQTTTTTTKAEETQPAKPKLAVVPVGPCRFCGVGCGVQAQVILDPQTGMAKDIVALMGIPEYPVNRGALCTKAFYIHKAIGYGGNKQAFEQRLKKPLVIKDWIIPGKNRPPITPEEIPEAPRVKNRQVSKNVDATVPTVEHIKKNYVEVDWDTAVKFFTAMMKYVLQKYGPHGFAYYGSGQLGTEESYAINKLTKAGIHTNNLDGNPRMCMVSAVGGFITSYGADEPEVSYDHIDIPEPDTGVHADTFLLIGTNTAEAHPIVFGRIAQVKQKNPDKVKVILADPRKTRSGSIADLWLPLRWSMDVAFLNTLAHILAFDLDKCRVDAKTGKVECKGEYIDITWLKRHADFAIPVNTAKTWALKEYNNKYNNMGDLNKVWDMGTTASNAANYKLYPSVGKEYKSEDEVEKDWWKGFALYLKFLELYKPEIMVKILFGDEKPLISRKTAEQLIKAGELSPDKVNMASNEPFVEIDPIEAMRLAAKWMAKGRLLVFWTMGVNQKIQGVHSVNSIINILALTGQIGKYGAGSFSLTGQPNACGGIRDQGGLAHVLPYGRLIAKKAAREQVENIWKKLTEEYLKERGYSPDAIKKEVEKVYVHPVPGPHVVEMFRRVNAGQLKIVWIAETNPGHSLPNVFKFRAGMAKPHDDDPAFPFIVVSDIYPTRTTDLADLVLPAAAWGEKEFKYGCSERRYSVARYIIPPPGEAVGDHMIFAMIGKALEDEGLVPKGVVSGFFPEDVDKAAKAAGKSWVQYIVEKSRDKKWHEEFLNRVWDRDILSLAKNTYYDFSYVKREAFRKMVNGFRWPWPEQYATNPSVKMRYDKYQSASRFAYPYDPLMPDPEVIKKIYNDIKGMDSAEEIAAYISKLDPNVVHPVHKAKWLGKLSHNPVLMKWVLKHIVEEIDDQAYKKASKVPVDWYVVFYAKPTGRMTIWARPWLPITMDHETGEVKINKEVIITREALDVDTVFKGKISVFSEPKGPFKVLEKHKALPASGDPEKGLQVLATKTWGEALRTNRGDIEAIFEIALAPAEAPGFSLKYKLDNGQVITVRDATGYELVATTGRIVEHWHTGTMTGRVPELKRVKPAAYVEIHKKLAEKLGIKDGDWVTVESPRGKVTVKAVVLDPKTGLGGPRMDYVFIPWFDENKLANALTLDNYDVQPYFFQPDYKTCAARIRKATPDEIPKSEVEQTGKPKYSIRV, translated from the coding sequence TTGCCGGATGAGACTCGTAGAGATGTACTCAAGGCTATAGCTCTTGGTGCTGCCCTAGCTGCTGTAGGTGGTGTAGTCACATACTACGGTACTGGTAGAGAGAAGACGGTCTACGAGACAGTGACCAAGACGCTCACCGAGACCCTAACAAAGACTGTGACCGAGACGATAACTCCTGGCCAGACTACCACTACAACCACAAAGGCTGAGGAGACCCAGCCTGCGAAGCCCAAGCTAGCTGTCGTCCCCGTAGGCCCCTGCAGGTTCTGTGGCGTTGGCTGCGGTGTCCAGGCGCAAGTGATACTGGACCCGCAGACCGGCATGGCTAAGGACATAGTAGCACTAATGGGTATACCAGAATACCCCGTCAACAGGGGTGCACTCTGCACCAAGGCCTTCTACATTCACAAGGCAATAGGTTATGGTGGCAACAAGCAGGCGTTTGAGCAGAGGCTCAAGAAGCCACTGGTAATCAAGGACTGGATTATACCCGGCAAGAATAGGCCACCAATAACACCCGAGGAGATACCAGAGGCGCCTAGAGTCAAGAACCGCCAGGTAAGCAAGAACGTTGATGCTACAGTGCCCACGGTGGAGCACATAAAGAAGAACTATGTCGAAGTAGACTGGGACACTGCTGTAAAGTTCTTCACCGCAATGATGAAGTATGTTCTCCAGAAGTACGGCCCACACGGCTTCGCCTACTATGGTAGCGGCCAGCTAGGCACCGAGGAGAGCTACGCCATAAACAAGCTAACAAAGGCGGGCATACACACCAACAACCTAGACGGCAACCCGCGAATGTGTATGGTCAGCGCAGTCGGCGGCTTCATAACAAGCTACGGTGCAGACGAGCCCGAAGTAAGCTACGACCACATAGACATACCAGAGCCCGATACTGGCGTACACGCCGACACGTTCCTACTAATAGGCACAAACACGGCAGAAGCCCACCCCATAGTATTCGGTCGTATTGCACAGGTGAAGCAGAAGAACCCCGACAAGGTCAAGGTTATACTAGCTGACCCCCGTAAGACAAGGAGCGGAAGCATCGCCGACCTATGGCTCCCGCTACGCTGGAGCATGGACGTGGCATTCCTCAACACTCTAGCCCACATACTAGCATTCGACCTAGACAAGTGTAGGGTAGACGCTAAGACCGGCAAGGTAGAGTGTAAGGGCGAGTACATAGACATAACCTGGCTAAAGCGCCACGCAGACTTCGCAATACCCGTCAACACTGCCAAGACATGGGCACTCAAGGAGTACAACAACAAGTACAACAACATGGGAGACCTAAACAAGGTCTGGGACATGGGTACAACAGCAAGCAACGCAGCAAACTACAAGCTCTACCCAAGCGTCGGCAAGGAGTATAAGAGCGAAGACGAGGTAGAGAAGGACTGGTGGAAGGGCTTCGCGCTCTACCTAAAGTTCCTCGAGCTATACAAGCCAGAGATAATGGTGAAGATACTATTCGGCGACGAGAAGCCGCTAATCAGCAGGAAGACCGCTGAGCAGCTAATAAAGGCGGGTGAGCTGAGCCCAGACAAGGTAAACATGGCCAGCAACGAGCCGTTCGTCGAGATCGACCCGATAGAGGCTATGAGGCTAGCAGCTAAGTGGATGGCGAAGGGCAGGCTCCTCGTATTCTGGACGATGGGTGTCAACCAGAAGATCCAGGGCGTACACTCGGTCAACAGCATAATCAACATACTTGCCCTCACGGGCCAGATAGGCAAGTATGGCGCCGGTAGCTTTAGCCTCACCGGCCAGCCAAACGCTTGTGGCGGTATCCGTGACCAGGGCGGTCTGGCACACGTACTACCCTATGGCAGGCTTATCGCCAAGAAGGCTGCTAGGGAGCAGGTAGAGAACATCTGGAAGAAGCTGACCGAAGAATACCTGAAGGAGCGCGGCTACTCGCCAGATGCCATAAAGAAGGAGGTAGAGAAGGTCTACGTACACCCGGTACCAGGCCCGCACGTAGTAGAGATGTTCCGCCGCGTCAACGCTGGCCAGCTAAAGATAGTCTGGATAGCCGAGACAAACCCAGGCCACAGCCTACCAAACGTGTTCAAGTTCCGCGCTGGCATGGCTAAGCCACACGACGATGACCCAGCGTTCCCGTTCATAGTAGTCAGCGACATCTACCCGACAAGGACAACCGACCTGGCGGACCTCGTACTGCCGGCAGCAGCATGGGGCGAGAAGGAGTTCAAGTACGGTTGTAGCGAGCGCCGCTACAGCGTAGCCAGGTACATAATACCGCCGCCAGGCGAAGCGGTAGGCGACCACATGATATTCGCGATGATAGGTAAGGCGCTAGAAGATGAGGGTCTAGTGCCAAAGGGTGTCGTAAGCGGCTTCTTCCCAGAGGATGTAGACAAGGCGGCTAAGGCTGCTGGTAAGAGCTGGGTACAGTACATAGTTGAGAAGAGCCGCGACAAGAAGTGGCATGAGGAGTTCCTCAACAGAGTATGGGACCGCGACATACTAAGCCTCGCCAAGAACACCTATTACGACTTCAGCTACGTGAAGCGTGAGGCATTCAGGAAGATGGTAAACGGCTTCCGCTGGCCATGGCCAGAGCAGTATGCTACCAACCCAAGCGTGAAGATGCGCTACGACAAGTACCAGTCTGCTAGCAGGTTCGCATACCCGTACGACCCGCTGATGCCAGATCCAGAGGTAATTAAGAAGATATACAACGACATAAAGGGCATGGACAGCGCTGAAGAGATAGCAGCATACATAAGCAAGCTAGACCCCAACGTGGTACACCCAGTACACAAGGCCAAGTGGCTAGGCAAGCTATCGCACAACCCGGTGCTAATGAAGTGGGTGCTAAAGCACATAGTAGAGGAGATAGACGACCAGGCCTACAAGAAGGCAAGCAAGGTGCCGGTCGACTGGTATGTAGTGTTCTACGCTAAGCCTACAGGCAGGATGACAATATGGGCTAGGCCGTGGCTACCAATAACCATGGACCATGAGACCGGTGAAGTAAAGATAAACAAGGAGGTCATAATAACCAGAGAGGCGCTAGACGTAGACACGGTGTTCAAGGGCAAGATATCGGTATTCAGCGAGCCAAAGGGCCCGTTCAAGGTACTTGAGAAGCACAAGGCCCTACCGGCCAGCGGCGACCCAGAGAAGGGCCTGCAGGTGCTAGCCACAAAGACTTGGGGCGAGGCCCTCCGGACAAACCGTGGCGACATAGAGGCGATCTTCGAGATAGCGCTAGCTCCGGCAGAGGCGCCAGGCTTCTCACTCAAGTACAAGCTCGACAACGGCCAGGTAATAACAGTGAGAGATGCTACTGGCTATGAGCTAGTAGCCACCACCGGCCGTATAGTAGAGCACTGGCACACAGGAACAATGACAGGTAGAGTACCAGAACTCAAGCGTGTAAAGCCGGCAGCATACGTCGAGATACACAAGAAGCTGGCCGAGAAGCTAGGCATAAAGGACGGCGACTGGGTGACAGTAGAGAGCCCACGCGGCAAGGTAACCGTAAAGGCTGTGGTACTAGACCCGAAGACAGGCCTTGGCGGCCCCAGAATGGACTACGTGTTCATACCATGGTTCGACGAGAACAAGCTGGCGAACGCGCTAACACTAGACAACTACGACGTGCAGCCGTACTTCTTCCAGCCAGACTACAAGACATGCGCAGCGAGGATAAGGAAGGCGACGCCAGACGAGATACCCAAGAGCGAAGTCGAGCAGACCGGTAAGCCCAAGTACAGTATAAGAGTCTAA
- a CDS encoding TIGR00304 family membrane protein, with amino-acid sequence MDTPPVHSDTVSRLIPAGIALIFIGMLLVFMGVFYSIIRSSGKGEYGGVVVIGPFPIVFGTSSDAVKIAVIGAIVMMVLALVIMLLPLLVSRGMAPTR; translated from the coding sequence ATGGACACGCCGCCAGTGCATAGTGATACGGTCTCAAGACTCATACCTGCAGGAATAGCACTCATATTTATCGGGATGTTACTAGTATTCATGGGCGTGTTCTATAGCATAATCCGTAGTAGTGGTAAAGGAGAATACGGTGGAGTCGTGGTGATAGGCCCCTTCCCCATAGTCTTTGGGACAAGCAGCGATGCCGTGAAGATAGCAGTAATAGGAGCAATAGTAATGATGGTCCTGGCCCTAGTGATAATGCTGCTACCATTGCTTGTTAGTAGGGGTATGGCGCCAACCAGGTGA
- a CDS encoding integrase codes for MLEYLKDRHKVYYTVYRVMLESGARFEHVLRMIETWSPRERVEIPGTNIVTRRLVCFDDKGFCRYYMGLREGTKPCEWVYFSTETLELLGQVAPRHINRHQVRKYAERHNLVLPKYMRKVSWRLMVKAMSRETARFIQSRLGELRISEARYEDLLSEADQQYPAYLKLLEETLSPSISKV; via the coding sequence ATGCTTGAATACCTCAAGGACCGCCACAAGGTCTACTACACCGTTTATCGTGTTATGCTTGAGAGTGGTGCCAGGTTTGAGCACGTGCTCCGGATGATAGAGACGTGGAGCCCCAGGGAGAGGGTTGAGATACCCGGCACTAACATCGTTACGAGGAGGCTCGTGTGCTTCGATGATAAAGGCTTCTGCCGCTACTACATGGGGCTAAGGGAGGGAACCAAGCCCTGCGAATGGGTGTACTTCTCAACGGAGACCCTGGAGTTGCTAGGCCAGGTCGCTCCCAGACATATCAACCGGCACCAGGTGAGGAAGTATGCTGAGAGGCATAATCTCGTACTACCGAAGTATATGAGGAAGGTCTCGTGGAGGCTAATGGTGAAAGCAATGAGCAGGGAGACCGCCAGATTCATACAGAGCCGCCTAGGAGAGCTGAGGATAAGTGAGGCACGCTACGAAGACCTCCTAAGCGAGGCAGACCAACAGTACCCAGCATACCTGAAGCTACTAGAGGAGACCCTATCACCATCTATAAGCAAAGTCTAG
- a CDS encoding 4Fe-4S binding protein, translated as MPGSDASDNTVEVFCMGGLVSEKCTKIVETQLDETSAAIDLIDSVWAKEPSKPILLVAPALSGFSKLLEELSELGRNPFLVEATGIPETILSGLSLDNIIEYWVGMLVATLAERKSARRRSPRVSRREVLRRLFLIPPRYVMLPKLRSTPVVCRQDTVCPFSALEAGRLDEAKCQGCMLCAWACPESVEAPLWTGPLGLLYAYRFVDEYGLDGILFICRSRLERLDSSAVEASPARLLPFHVPCVGWLGPGLLRALADLGVYVHVYAGRDVCRGCGLEAAGVGAAGMLAASSIRVGENLAEAGAAAFTGYMRPRRSLEEVAEKMTKALGVPASHTSQREHS; from the coding sequence ATGCCAGGTAGTGATGCGAGCGATAACACCGTCGAAGTATTCTGTATGGGAGGACTGGTATCGGAGAAGTGCACGAAAATTGTTGAGACACAACTCGATGAAACCAGTGCCGCCATAGACCTGATCGACAGTGTCTGGGCGAAAGAGCCGTCTAAACCGATACTACTTGTAGCGCCAGCGCTTAGCGGCTTCAGTAAGCTGCTAGAGGAGCTGAGCGAGCTTGGCAGAAACCCGTTCCTTGTAGAGGCAACCGGGATACCCGAGACCATATTGTCCGGGCTTTCTCTCGACAACATCATTGAGTACTGGGTGGGCATGCTAGTAGCGACTCTCGCAGAGAGAAAGAGTGCTCGACGAAGAAGCCCACGTGTCTCGCGGCGAGAGGTTCTGCGCCGCCTATTCCTAATACCTCCGAGGTACGTGATGCTGCCCAAACTCCGATCAACGCCAGTAGTTTGTAGACAGGATACCGTGTGCCCATTCTCCGCCTTGGAGGCAGGTAGGCTAGATGAGGCCAAGTGCCAGGGCTGTATGCTCTGCGCTTGGGCGTGTCCAGAGAGCGTCGAGGCCCCGCTTTGGACGGGGCCTCTGGGGCTTCTCTACGCTTACCGATTCGTAGACGAATACGGGCTCGATGGCATACTCTTCATATGCCGTAGTAGGCTCGAGCGGCTAGACAGCTCAGCGGTCGAGGCCAGCCCGGCACGGCTCCTCCCCTTCCATGTACCGTGCGTGGGTTGGCTTGGTCCTGGGCTGCTCAGAGCACTAGCAGATCTCGGAGTTTATGTACACGTCTATGCTGGTAGGGATGTGTGTCGTGGATGTGGCCTGGAGGCTGCTGGCGTTGGTGCAGCTGGTATGCTTGCTGCAAGCAGTATACGTGTTGGCGAGAATCTAGCCGAGGCGGGTGCAGCGGCGTTCACCGGCTATATGAGGCCAAGGAGGAGTCTTGAAGAGGTCGCTGAAAAAATGACGAAAGCTCTCGGGGTACCAGCTTCACATACTTCACAGAGGGAGCACAGCTAA
- a CDS encoding type II toxin-antitoxin system RelE/ParE family toxin, giving the protein MPEVRIEGSARRDLKRLPREVVEWVLEAVGELERDPFIGERLRLPASLRGLYCFKLRRGDYRLIYCYIPSRDTVYIVAVGHRDEIYEKFQRRIG; this is encoded by the coding sequence TTGCCGGAGGTCCGCATTGAGGGTTCTGCAAGGCGCGACTTGAAGCGATTGCCGAGGGAGGTTGTCGAGTGGGTTCTAGAGGCTGTCGGGGAACTGGAAAGAGACCCCTTTATCGGCGAGAGGCTCCGCCTCCCGGCGAGCCTCAGGGGCCTATACTGCTTCAAGCTCCGGAGAGGAGACTACCGCCTCATCTACTGCTACATCCCGAGCCGTGACACCGTCTACATAGTCGCAGTGGGGCACCGGGACGAGATATACGAGAAGTTCCAAAGGCGGATAGGGTAA
- a CDS encoding choice-of-anchor V domain-containing protein, whose product MKRLLPVLGILAFMVVIGDAALHASSMSNGAPQLNCVQCHVGADKNPAELVIEGLPEKYGPGKTYKITVKITKGPDCSGGVACGGFAVQVNAGELVVTDEKNTFISTTPTGEKLLTHTKDGSMLREWTFEWKAPDKPEPVTFKIAVIAANGDGSFNGDAYAFKEISIEPTSGEQAQTQTPTVTTKVVTETKTSTTVTTTPAGTVKEHNTAMAIGVAIVVFIIVVGGYLMLTRK is encoded by the coding sequence ATGAAGCGGCTTCTACCTGTACTCGGCATACTAGCCTTCATGGTAGTAATTGGTGATGCCGCCCTCCATGCAAGCTCGATGAGCAACGGCGCTCCCCAGCTGAACTGTGTCCAGTGCCACGTAGGCGCAGATAAGAATCCTGCAGAGCTAGTAATTGAGGGACTCCCCGAGAAGTATGGGCCAGGCAAGACCTACAAGATAACAGTCAAGATAACAAAGGGTCCCGACTGCAGTGGCGGTGTTGCCTGTGGCGGCTTTGCAGTGCAGGTTAACGCTGGCGAGCTCGTGGTAACAGACGAAAAGAACACATTCATATCCACGACGCCAACTGGCGAGAAGCTACTAACACACACCAAGGATGGCTCTATGCTGCGCGAGTGGACCTTTGAGTGGAAGGCCCCCGACAAGCCTGAGCCGGTAACATTCAAGATAGCCGTAATTGCTGCCAATGGCGACGGTAGCTTCAACGGCGATGCCTATGCGTTTAAGGAGATAAGCATTGAGCCGACCAGTGGTGAGCAGGCGCAGACCCAAACACCGACAGTAACAACCAAGGTAGTCACCGAGACAAAGACCTCTACAACGGTTACAACAACACCGGCTGGCACCGTAAAGGAGCACAATACAGCAATGGCTATCGGCGTGGCAATAGTGGTGTTCATAATAGTAGTTGGCGGCTATCTAATGCTGACAAGGAAGTAG
- the speD gene encoding adenosylmethionine decarboxylase, giving the protein MEVVRREVQQYSKAEDFIVGKHVYGNLYGIDPEKLWDEESLKNIVVEAAKVANMHLVELKSWKFTGYHGGVSIIALVLESHIAIHTWPDYGYATVDVYTCGAQSDPWKAFNYIIARLRPKHYIVHYADRSSIPGATENERK; this is encoded by the coding sequence ATGGAGGTTGTTAGGAGAGAGGTGCAGCAGTACAGTAAGGCAGAAGACTTCATCGTGGGTAAGCACGTGTATGGAAACCTATACGGCATTGACCCAGAGAAGCTCTGGGACGAAGAAAGCCTAAAGAACATTGTAGTAGAGGCGGCGAAGGTAGCCAACATGCACCTGGTGGAGCTAAAGTCGTGGAAGTTCACCGGATACCATGGTGGCGTCTCGATAATCGCCCTAGTGCTGGAGAGCCACATCGCGATACACACATGGCCCGACTACGGCTATGCTACAGTCGACGTGTATACTTGCGGAGCACAGAGCGACCCATGGAAAGCCTTCAACTACATCATAGCTAGGTTGAGGCCAAAACACTACATAGTACACTACGCCGACCGGAGCAGTATACCAGGAGCTACAGAGAATGAGAGAAAGTAA
- a CDS encoding arginine--tRNA ligase encodes MPEQPSRKVYESAPQRVLARAVAAVLEQQGVELSQQERQQIEYIVAESPRPELGDYGIPLARYAKRYRINMDKFFEEASVLLTREPIVAEAKRVGGYLNIAIDAANAARLVFEAVRLEGFDYGRVKTDKPERIVVEHTSANPVHPLHIGHARNASLGDALARLLRARGHIVQTRFYINDMGRQVAVLAYGYIAAGLDKPPEGVKPDHWIGLVYAITHTLADIEELKKKLEQLKKEEKYDEYRQLLRELDELVAVASRLRERDPELFGRIADAIKGSDPAAEISKLMQIYEYRRDPEKVELFRRVVELCLQGFRETLSRLGIEIEKWDWESELAWTSMVSKILEQARRSPYATVHKGALALNLQPLLRDPVVRERLGLSEDYEVPPLILQRSDGTTLYTTRDIAYSIKKFREFNADRVFNVIAAEQRLEQLQVRLALIALGYRREGLNLVHYAYEIVNLPGQKMSGRRGRYITLDELIDQAVAIARQEVEKRSPDLPEEEKQRIAEAVGTAAVRYTLVSVSAPKPMTFNIDEALNFDRNSAPYILYTHARAASILSKARERGIQLDWNSIDYSAASENQLRRSLVIQALVYPYVFAKAADEQRPELIVAYLNRLADTFNKWYTSGDNAVNEPDRRKQMFKLALVYTVKQILANALDLLGIKAIDRM; translated from the coding sequence TTGCCAGAGCAGCCGTCAAGGAAAGTATACGAGTCGGCGCCCCAGCGTGTGCTAGCCAGAGCAGTAGCAGCGGTGCTCGAGCAGCAGGGAGTAGAGCTAAGCCAGCAAGAGCGCCAACAGATAGAATACATAGTGGCCGAGTCCCCGAGGCCAGAGCTAGGAGACTATGGGATACCACTAGCGAGGTATGCGAAGCGCTACAGAATAAACATGGATAAGTTCTTCGAGGAGGCATCAGTCCTGCTTACGAGAGAGCCCATTGTGGCCGAAGCTAAGCGTGTCGGGGGCTACCTCAACATAGCGATAGACGCTGCGAACGCAGCAAGGCTTGTCTTCGAGGCAGTCCGCCTTGAGGGGTTTGACTACGGCCGCGTAAAGACCGATAAGCCGGAGAGAATAGTAGTAGAGCATACCAGTGCTAACCCTGTACACCCCCTCCACATAGGCCACGCGAGGAATGCTAGCCTCGGCGACGCCCTGGCACGTTTACTCCGTGCGCGGGGCCACATAGTCCAGACACGGTTCTACATAAACGACATGGGGCGCCAGGTAGCAGTACTAGCCTACGGCTACATAGCCGCCGGCCTAGACAAGCCGCCCGAGGGTGTGAAGCCCGACCACTGGATAGGCCTAGTCTACGCGATAACACACACACTGGCCGACATAGAGGAGCTGAAGAAGAAGCTGGAGCAGCTCAAGAAGGAGGAGAAGTACGACGAGTACCGCCAGCTCCTCCGCGAGCTCGACGAGCTAGTAGCGGTAGCCTCTAGGCTGAGAGAGCGCGACCCAGAACTCTTCGGGCGGATAGCTGACGCCATAAAGGGCAGCGACCCTGCTGCAGAGATTTCGAAGCTGATGCAGATCTACGAGTACCGCCGCGACCCCGAGAAGGTCGAGCTGTTCCGCAGAGTAGTAGAGCTATGCCTTCAGGGCTTCCGCGAGACACTCTCAAGGCTCGGCATAGAGATAGAGAAGTGGGACTGGGAGAGCGAGCTAGCATGGACCAGCATGGTCTCCAAGATACTCGAGCAAGCCCGCCGTAGCCCCTACGCCACGGTGCACAAGGGTGCTCTCGCCCTAAACCTGCAGCCCTTGCTCCGCGACCCAGTAGTCCGGGAACGGCTAGGCCTATCCGAGGACTACGAGGTGCCGCCACTAATACTCCAGAGGAGTGATGGTACGACGCTCTACACTACCAGGGACATAGCCTACAGCATCAAGAAGTTCAGGGAGTTCAACGCCGACCGTGTATTCAACGTGATAGCGGCGGAGCAGAGGCTGGAACAGCTACAGGTAAGGCTAGCACTCATAGCGCTCGGGTACCGCCGCGAAGGGCTAAACCTGGTGCACTACGCCTACGAGATAGTAAACCTCCCTGGCCAGAAGATGAGCGGCCGCCGCGGCCGCTACATAACCCTCGACGAGCTAATAGACCAAGCAGTGGCGATAGCCCGCCAGGAGGTAGAGAAGCGGAGCCCAGACCTACCCGAAGAGGAGAAACAAAGGATAGCCGAGGCAGTAGGTACAGCAGCGGTACGCTACACCCTAGTATCAGTATCCGCGCCAAAGCCCATGACCTTCAACATCGACGAGGCGCTAAACTTTGACCGGAACAGTGCCCCCTACATACTATACACACACGCCCGCGCAGCCAGCATACTATCGAAGGCCCGCGAGCGCGGCATACAGCTAGACTGGAACAGCATAGACTACAGCGCAGCTAGCGAGAACCAGCTCCGCCGCAGCCTGGTGATCCAAGCCCTAGTCTACCCCTACGTCTTCGCCAAGGCGGCCGACGAGCAGCGCCCAGAACTGATAGTAGCCTACCTCAACAGGCTAGCAGACACCTTCAACAAGTGGTACACCAGCGGCGATAACGCCGTCAACGAGCCGGACAGAAGAAAGCAAATGTTCAAACTAGCGCTAGTATACACAGTCAAGCAGATACTCGCGAACGCCCTAGACCTGCTAGGCATAAAAGCAATAGACCGGATGTAA
- a CDS encoding DUF167 domain-containing protein — translation MEEALRAYITEGDGYVDIQIYVKPEARFTGLRLEAGDLVFYTEEPPVEGRANASIIRFFSRLFRVSPSMVDIVYGARSRTKRIRVKGVTADQAIQKIIEALRESEGS, via the coding sequence GTGGAGGAAGCACTACGTGCATATATAACTGAGGGAGATGGGTACGTAGATATACAGATCTATGTGAAGCCCGAGGCAAGGTTTACCGGACTACGTCTAGAGGCAGGGGATCTCGTATTCTACACCGAGGAGCCGCCGGTAGAGGGCCGCGCAAACGCGAGCATAATCCGGTTCTTCTCGAGGCTCTTCCGTGTCTCGCCCTCGATGGTGGACATAGTATATGGGGCGCGGAGCCGCACTAAGCGGATACGCGTCAAGGGGGTGACAGCGGACCAGGCAATCCAGAAGATAATCGAGGCGCTACGGGAGAGCGAGGGAAGCTAG